The following proteins are co-located in the Xanthocytophaga agilis genome:
- a CDS encoding TlpA disulfide reductase family protein: protein MKYYPILFLAIVFFACQLPTKTGFTINGNVRGLKVKKLYMKYMVNGVEKADTAIVTAGKFAFKGRVEEPEMAMIYSTDVRLQKIFYVENTIMTLTGSADSLDKLRIAGSTVQADYEAFEKEIWANRKKVTDLYQQANAAKEKGDSVLMKELMTQSDILYNKEDDIRKNFIVTHTQSFTSLNELMNWANAANHTEAQAIYDKLDDKIKQTHKAREVVERLESLKRAQVGQAAIDFTQYSLNGKEVNLASYKGRYVLLEFWASWCGPCRQENPNLREAYLKYKDKGFDILGVSLDDNKDRWSKALEKDGLPWTQVSDLKGWRNVVAVQYGIRAIPANFLIDPQGKIIARDLRGEKLNEQLAKIFN, encoded by the coding sequence ATGAAATACTATCCGATTTTATTCCTGGCGATTGTTTTCTTCGCCTGCCAGCTTCCCACAAAAACAGGTTTTACAATCAACGGAAATGTTCGTGGGCTTAAAGTAAAGAAACTGTATATGAAATATATGGTCAATGGTGTAGAAAAGGCAGATACAGCCATTGTCACAGCAGGGAAGTTTGCTTTTAAAGGCAGAGTAGAGGAACCTGAAATGGCAATGATTTACTCTACGGATGTACGCCTGCAAAAAATATTCTATGTAGAGAATACAATTATGACACTAACCGGAAGTGCAGATTCACTGGACAAGCTGCGTATTGCGGGATCAACAGTACAGGCAGATTATGAGGCTTTTGAAAAAGAAATATGGGCAAATCGCAAAAAGGTGACAGATCTGTATCAGCAAGCAAATGCGGCCAAAGAAAAAGGTGACTCAGTTCTGATGAAAGAACTTATGACACAATCTGATATATTGTATAATAAGGAAGATGATATCAGAAAGAACTTCATTGTAACTCATACCCAAAGTTTTACTAGTCTGAATGAACTGATGAACTGGGCAAATGCTGCAAATCATACAGAGGCTCAGGCTATTTATGATAAACTGGATGATAAAATCAAACAGACCCACAAAGCCAGAGAGGTAGTTGAACGTCTGGAGAGTCTTAAACGTGCTCAGGTAGGACAGGCTGCTATTGACTTTACCCAATACAGTCTGAATGGTAAAGAAGTAAATTTAGCTTCTTACAAAGGCAGGTATGTATTACTTGAGTTCTGGGCTAGCTGGTGTGGACCTTGTCGACAAGAAAATCCTAATCTGCGGGAGGCATATCTGAAATATAAGGACAAAGGGTTTGATATACTGGGAGTGTCTCTGGATGATAACAAAGACAGATGGAGTAAAGCTCTGGAAAAAGATGGATTACCCTGGACACAAGTGTCAGATCTGAAAGGTTGGCGGAATGTAGTAGCTGTACAATATGGTATCCGTGCCATACCTGCTAATTTTCTGATAGATCCTCAGGGAAAGATTATTGCCCGTGATCTAAGAGGCGAAAAGCTAAATGAGCAATTAGCCAAGATCTTTAATTGA
- a CDS encoding basic secretory protein-like protein translates to MKIQFAYLLTFLVCLVYSEGSAQQTQTYKRQGYTLTFVSQDPELDAKMKDRMVNAFFDVYPVLVKTFNPKAIKHVRFLVDTAYAGVAEASNGEVRYSSNWLRIHPEDIDVVTHEVMHLVQAYPGDSGPGWLTEGIADYVRYTFGVDTEGRKLFLPAFDSGQHYTNSYRITARFLVWLETNVKSGLVKTLDKAMRTKTYSDQIWSQQTGKTLDQLWESYAQSPSVAQLQTSGFTFTNGVISDDKVYQVLEQQARTLVNEKKTVPLTDLTNQLANTQCRVNTIAPYNTNQEETALYQSGKESVLIIGTLYKCSHCPNDHIRSASGFVIAEDGIGVTSYHIFRGQTTNEQSDVALVAMDYAGNVYPITSVLAASKANDVAIFKLDTQGKKLKALPLGEQALAGEEVNIISHPHSLYYSFSQGLVSRMYWRDGGEKMSVTADFSQGSSGAPVLNSKGNVIGVVSATRSLYNQDQHVQMVVKETIPVNAIRELLIK, encoded by the coding sequence ATGAAAATACAATTTGCTTATCTGCTGACATTTCTGGTCTGTCTGGTTTATTCAGAAGGAAGTGCACAACAAACCCAAACCTATAAACGCCAGGGATACACACTCACATTTGTGAGCCAAGACCCAGAACTCGATGCAAAGATGAAGGATCGGATGGTCAATGCTTTTTTTGACGTGTATCCGGTATTAGTTAAAACCTTCAATCCAAAAGCGATTAAACATGTCCGCTTTCTGGTAGATACAGCCTATGCAGGAGTAGCAGAAGCCAGTAATGGAGAAGTAAGATATAGTTCTAATTGGTTGCGTATTCATCCGGAAGATATCGACGTGGTTACACATGAAGTTATGCATCTGGTACAGGCATATCCGGGAGATTCAGGTCCGGGATGGCTTACTGAAGGCATCGCTGATTATGTACGATATACGTTTGGTGTTGATACGGAAGGACGAAAATTGTTTCTGCCTGCTTTTGATTCAGGCCAGCATTATACAAATAGTTATCGCATCACAGCGCGTTTCCTTGTTTGGTTAGAGACGAATGTAAAGTCAGGGCTGGTGAAGACACTGGACAAAGCCATGCGTACAAAAACGTATTCTGATCAGATTTGGAGCCAGCAAACTGGTAAAACATTGGATCAACTTTGGGAAAGCTATGCACAAAGCCCATCGGTTGCCCAGTTACAAACAAGTGGCTTTACCTTTACTAACGGAGTAATCTCAGATGACAAAGTTTATCAGGTACTTGAGCAGCAGGCCCGGACACTGGTAAATGAGAAGAAAACAGTGCCACTTACAGATTTGACAAATCAATTGGCAAATACCCAATGTCGGGTCAATACAATAGCTCCTTATAACACAAACCAGGAAGAAACTGCATTGTATCAGTCTGGTAAAGAAAGTGTGTTGATAATCGGAACTTTGTATAAGTGCTCACATTGCCCGAATGACCATATCCGATCTGCCTCTGGATTTGTGATTGCAGAAGATGGAATCGGCGTGACCAGTTACCATATCTTCAGAGGACAAACCACAAACGAGCAGTCTGATGTAGCACTGGTGGCTATGGATTATGCAGGCAATGTATATCCTATTACATCTGTACTGGCTGCCAGCAAAGCCAATGATGTAGCCATATTCAAATTAGATACTCAGGGAAAGAAGCTGAAAGCCTTACCATTGGGTGAGCAGGCTTTAGCTGGTGAAGAAGTAAATATAATCAGTCATCCACATTCGCTGTATTATTCATTTAGTCAGGGTCTTGTATCACGTATGTATTGGCGTGATGGGGGTGAGAAAATGAGTGTGACAGCTGATTTCTCTCAGGGGTCTAGTGGAGCACCGGTTTTAAATAGCAAAGGTAATGTAATAGGAGTGGTCTCGGCTACACGGTCACTATACAACCAGGATCAGCATGTTCAGATGGTTGTGAAAGAAACCATTCCGGTAAATGCAATCAGAGAGCTTTTGATAAAGTAA
- a CDS encoding DUF4843 domain-containing protein, translating into MKHMKNKNILLFIWIILCLNTACKRDEVQSYNSHDNVYFGFDDEKTKDRDSVVYTFAYTPDMERDTVLLPVRISGIRTTGERQFHVTVVAQGTTAQQGTHYEPLQSAYIMPSDSGKAYLPLILYNTDPALQNKSVSIILKLAASEDFGVGLAKMIQAKVVFSNRLEKPIWWDMWSGQLGEYSRVKHDLYLISVGRVDLISDYSGDNALQIPYTLYVIDKLRKFLNDPFTWTANQTNYVLTKRSDGNYDFYHTANPGKKFLLQFNKDDKKYYFVNEHGQRVTMN; encoded by the coding sequence ATGAAGCACATGAAGAATAAAAATATACTACTGTTTATATGGATCATTCTGTGTCTGAATACAGCTTGTAAGAGAGACGAAGTCCAAAGCTATAATTCACATGATAATGTGTATTTCGGTTTTGACGATGAAAAAACAAAGGATCGGGATAGTGTGGTGTATACATTTGCCTATACACCTGATATGGAAAGAGATACGGTACTACTTCCGGTACGGATATCAGGAATCAGAACCACTGGCGAGAGACAGTTTCATGTAACTGTAGTAGCGCAGGGAACTACCGCACAACAAGGTACTCACTATGAACCATTACAGAGTGCTTACATCATGCCGTCTGATTCGGGTAAAGCCTATCTTCCTCTGATTCTTTATAATACTGATCCTGCCTTGCAGAATAAGAGTGTATCCATAATTCTTAAGCTGGCTGCCAGTGAAGACTTTGGGGTAGGGCTTGCCAAAATGATACAGGCAAAAGTAGTGTTTTCCAACAGGCTCGAAAAACCTATATGGTGGGATATGTGGAGTGGGCAGTTAGGAGAGTACTCACGGGTTAAACATGACTTGTATCTGATTTCTGTTGGGAGGGTAGATCTTATTTCAGATTATAGTGGCGATAATGCACTGCAAATTCCGTATACCTTATATGTGATTGATAAACTACGCAAGTTTTTGAATGATCCTTTTACGTGGACAGCTAATCAGACGAACTATGTACTTACAAAACGTAGTGATGGTAATTACGATTTTTATCATACAGCTAATCCTGGAAAGAAGTTTCTGTTGCAGTTTAATAAAGATGATAAGAAGTACTACTTCGTCAATGAGCATGGACAACGGGTTACTATGAACTAG
- a CDS encoding RagB/SusD family nutrient uptake outer membrane protein has product MKKYILILIGLFILTSCSSYLDVKPNSQIDKDVLFESEEGFMEALVGVYIRCSKDDIYGHELTFGLLDVLAQNYTISSDISSGGYSYLQASLYNYNTPTFIEKKDKLWAGLYNAISNCNLILENIDTRTSVFRDESNYKLIKGEALALRAYLHFDLLRMFTSTKPEAAGIPYVTKFTNQATPRSTVKEVLEKIVTDLLAAKELLKDSDPIVTEKYIIGYTASYDSNDLPDDGSTEESGPLFLQNRRQRMNYYAACGALARVYLYQNDKANALLQAREVIESGKFPWTKKADFTNDDDEKKDRILFKELLFAWDIPKRGGDLERWFRNENSTLMTGTNEGNIIYETGGVGAEDFRFKQWLQEKSDGRTNSLHVIKYNRDGDRNLHRLVAPALRLSEMYYIAAECVFDTDPAKAWEYFNTVRFNRGIGTKIEGQQSKETFLSELIKEERKEFFGEGQVFYTYKRLNRNIIGQSGKIFTGSDALFVLPLPDDEIAFGQ; this is encoded by the coding sequence ATGAAGAAATATATACTAATACTCATTGGATTATTTATACTGACTTCCTGTTCATCCTATCTGGATGTAAAGCCCAATTCACAGATTGACAAAGATGTACTTTTTGAATCAGAGGAAGGTTTTATGGAGGCTTTGGTCGGCGTATATATACGTTGTTCTAAAGATGATATCTATGGTCATGAACTCACGTTTGGCTTATTGGATGTTTTAGCACAGAATTATACAATATCCTCCGATATAAGTAGTGGAGGATATTCATATCTGCAAGCTTCACTCTACAATTATAATACTCCTACTTTTATTGAGAAGAAAGATAAGTTATGGGCAGGTTTGTATAATGCTATTTCCAATTGCAACCTGATTCTGGAGAATATCGATACCCGAACGTCTGTATTCAGAGACGAGAGTAACTATAAACTAATCAAAGGAGAAGCATTGGCATTAAGAGCCTATCTTCATTTTGATTTGTTGCGGATGTTTACTTCCACTAAACCGGAGGCTGCCGGAATTCCTTACGTAACAAAGTTTACCAATCAGGCCACTCCCCGGTCTACTGTCAAGGAAGTACTAGAAAAGATTGTAACTGATTTATTAGCAGCGAAAGAATTACTAAAAGATTCTGACCCAATTGTAACAGAAAAATACATTATTGGATACACCGCCAGCTATGATTCTAATGACCTGCCTGATGATGGGTCAACTGAAGAATCGGGCCCTTTGTTTCTGCAAAACCGTAGACAGCGTATGAACTACTATGCTGCTTGTGGAGCACTGGCCCGGGTTTATCTGTATCAGAATGATAAAGCGAATGCATTGTTACAGGCACGTGAGGTAATAGAATCTGGTAAGTTTCCCTGGACAAAAAAGGCTGATTTTACGAATGATGATGACGAGAAAAAAGATCGTATTCTCTTCAAAGAGTTGTTGTTTGCCTGGGATATACCTAAACGGGGTGGAGATTTGGAAAGATGGTTTCGAAATGAAAACTCAACCCTGATGACAGGCACCAATGAAGGGAATATTATCTATGAAACAGGAGGTGTAGGGGCAGAAGACTTCCGGTTTAAGCAATGGCTCCAGGAGAAGAGTGATGGACGTACCAATAGTCTGCATGTAATCAAATACAACCGGGATGGTGATCGAAACCTGCATCGGCTGGTGGCTCCTGCTCTGAGACTAAGTGAAATGTATTACATCGCTGCCGAATGTGTATTCGATACCGATCCTGCCAAAGCATGGGAATACTTTAATACAGTTCGGTTTAATAGAGGAATTGGAACAAAGATAGAAGGTCAACAATCCAAAGAGACTTTTCTGTCTGAACTGATCAAGGAAGAGCGAAAAGAATTTTTTGGAGAAGGACAAGTCTTCTATACATACAAACGCCTGAACCGAAATATTATCGGACAGTCTGGCAAAATATTTACTGGCAGTGATGCTCTTTTTGTATTACCACTGCCAGATGATGAGATCGCTTTTGGCCAATAA
- a CDS encoding PKD-like family lipoprotein, producing the protein MKKSFVYILFLLFIVTTSCYKDIGNYDYVTPEKPVVEGVKDSLFRAVIGDSLRIFPVVKHTLANTEKLSYQWQINVPHEPWKLNYNEKDLKIIFGEKPGTYTALFIVTDHSNEMKYFYDFKIEARTEFTSGTAVLSVESGVTQLSFVKPDYTILPRLYEGVNHEQLPGKPFQLLYINRQSLDFSYWVLGEGEKPGVIIDANTMQKGKYINDNFFDTPPSVKVGSLKVHPTAVTVGVINGKLYMGTNQTSPLSPVYGTYGNSSSGDYELSPYFIMTNDYFLGFNLKKKQFVRFNGAGAYFGTDYTVIPVGKGFDPTNVPLDLVYLTYINNSASYAYGKDATGKIYELKFSNSSEIFYTNYMRVFKANDLITADTKWEGSSREVIFFSSGDKIYRYNPVNEEVKILDTQFSGKAISMLKLIADGDTLVVGTEGNLSYLDVSTGKNGNLLRTVGGIPGAPVDIAIRK; encoded by the coding sequence ATGAAAAAGTCTTTTGTCTATATTTTATTTCTTCTTTTCATTGTTACTACTTCCTGTTACAAAGATATAGGGAACTATGATTATGTAACGCCCGAAAAACCTGTTGTTGAAGGAGTAAAGGATTCATTGTTTCGGGCCGTTATAGGAGATTCTCTGCGGATTTTTCCTGTTGTAAAACATACACTGGCCAATACAGAAAAACTAAGTTATCAATGGCAGATCAATGTCCCACACGAGCCATGGAAACTTAATTATAATGAGAAGGACTTGAAGATCATATTTGGTGAGAAGCCTGGTACATATACAGCATTATTCATTGTTACAGATCACAGTAACGAGATGAAGTATTTCTACGATTTCAAGATTGAAGCCCGAACTGAATTTACTTCAGGTACTGCTGTCTTGAGTGTAGAGTCAGGAGTAACTCAGTTATCTTTTGTAAAACCGGATTATACCATCTTGCCTCGTTTATATGAGGGGGTTAATCATGAACAACTGCCGGGCAAACCATTTCAGTTATTATACATTAATCGTCAGAGTCTGGATTTTTCCTATTGGGTTCTAGGGGAAGGCGAGAAGCCAGGTGTCATTATAGATGCCAATACTATGCAGAAAGGAAAGTATATTAATGATAACTTTTTTGATACTCCTCCCTCTGTTAAAGTAGGATCTCTGAAAGTCCATCCAACAGCAGTAACTGTAGGTGTAATCAATGGAAAACTTTATATGGGTACTAATCAGACCTCTCCTCTGAGTCCGGTTTATGGTACCTATGGCAACAGTTCTTCTGGGGATTATGAACTGTCTCCTTATTTTATCATGACCAATGATTACTTCCTGGGTTTTAATCTGAAGAAAAAACAGTTTGTACGTTTTAACGGTGCCGGAGCCTATTTTGGTACAGACTACACAGTTATTCCTGTAGGGAAAGGCTTTGACCCTACCAATGTGCCGCTCGATCTGGTCTATCTGACGTATATCAATAACAGCGCCAGTTATGCCTATGGGAAGGACGCCACCGGAAAGATTTATGAACTGAAGTTTTCCAATTCCTCTGAGATCTTTTATACCAATTACATGAGGGTATTCAAAGCAAACGATCTGATTACGGCTGATACAAAGTGGGAGGGATCATCCAGAGAGGTTATTTTCTTTTCTTCAGGAGATAAGATTTACCGATACAATCCTGTAAATGAAGAGGTAAAAATACTGGATACACAATTCTCGGGAAAAGCTATATCCATGTTAAAACTGATCGCGGATGGGGATACACTGGTGGTCGGTACAGAAGGGAATTTGTCCTACCTGGATGTAAGTACTGGCAAAAATGGGAACCTACTTAGAACTGTTGGTGGGATTCCTGGTGCTCCAGTAGATATTGCCATCCGGAAATAA
- a CDS encoding T9SS type A sorting domain-containing protein, with protein sequence MNYFYRLFLVWGFFLTLSSYAASPVLVSPADRSTVNILAPVVLKVQANDVSAKKIYLKILLNDPRKLAYETNQNVVSGQPNSFAVPSNALITGQQYLIEVKTVTASGQLVAQKYYTIFTISQPLPVQTKPLLISPADTLNLYELSRGFELSVNANNPNARKITVNFELGAIQSVSSTFALTTQQATQPLAVAYSFDAAALPRNQVMLKKLVLTCADSQGSVLSQNTYSIPVIVRGPLSPQFISPVAGATGVSLTPTIVTGNYSTKECVQWIFTSYEIDRYPADWAGEDYISAPVASNANQWTVPKALKPNTKYEVRVRGGWVCYSSSFVTSTFTTGGSSSSRVAGATIGDDLDRASIVSPNPFVEELSIQLNPSFQNATVKVLAMDGRVVFTQQASAEESVRFKDNFLAPGLYLVHITDQSGKKEQFKVVKQ encoded by the coding sequence ATGAATTACTTCTACAGATTATTTCTTGTGTGGGGCTTCTTTTTAACATTATCCAGTTATGCAGCAAGTCCGGTTTTGGTATCCCCAGCAGATCGTTCCACTGTCAATATATTAGCACCAGTAGTACTTAAGGTTCAAGCTAATGATGTGTCTGCAAAGAAAATCTACCTGAAGATATTATTGAATGATCCACGTAAGTTAGCCTATGAGACGAATCAAAATGTTGTTAGCGGACAACCAAATAGTTTCGCTGTTCCTTCTAATGCATTGATCACAGGACAACAATATCTTATTGAGGTAAAAACTGTGACCGCTTCAGGTCAACTGGTTGCACAGAAGTATTATACCATCTTTACAATTTCTCAACCTTTGCCTGTACAAACCAAACCTCTGTTAATAAGCCCGGCAGATACATTGAATCTCTATGAATTATCACGTGGATTTGAACTGAGTGTAAATGCCAATAATCCTAATGCCCGGAAAATTACTGTTAATTTTGAATTGGGGGCTATTCAAAGTGTCTCTTCTACTTTTGCATTAACAACTCAGCAGGCTACTCAACCCTTGGCGGTTGCATACAGTTTTGATGCTGCAGCTCTACCCCGTAATCAGGTGATGCTGAAAAAACTGGTACTAACCTGTGCAGATTCACAAGGAAGTGTGTTATCCCAAAATACCTATTCTATTCCTGTTATTGTTCGTGGTCCTCTTAGCCCTCAATTTATAAGTCCGGTTGCTGGTGCAACAGGAGTTTCGTTAACACCTACTATTGTAACAGGAAATTACTCAACAAAAGAATGTGTACAATGGATTTTCACCAGTTATGAGATTGATCGTTATCCCGCTGATTGGGCAGGTGAAGATTATATTTCTGCCCCAGTAGCATCCAATGCAAATCAGTGGACTGTTCCCAAAGCTTTAAAACCTAATACCAAATACGAAGTGCGTGTGCGTGGTGGGTGGGTGTGTTACAGTAGCAGTTTCGTTACCAGCACCTTTACAACAGGAGGTAGTTCTTCTTCCCGTGTAGCAGGAGCCACTATAGGTGATGATTTGGACAGAGCGTCCATAGTATCTCCTAACCCATTTGTTGAAGAGCTATCTATCCAATTAAATCCTTCTTTTCAGAATGCGACTGTAAAGGTGCTGGCAATGGATGGTAGAGTTGTCTTTACACAACAAGCATCTGCTGAAGAGTCAGTTCGCTTTAAAGATAATTTCCTGGCACCTGGATTATATCTGGTACATATTACAGATCAGAGTGGAAAGAAGGAGCAGTTTAAAGTGGTAAAGCAGTAA